A genomic stretch from Chiloscyllium plagiosum isolate BGI_BamShark_2017 chromosome 2, ASM401019v2, whole genome shotgun sequence includes:
- the LOC122565197 gene encoding C-C motif chemokine 19-like — protein MSGIMSVHIKVVLLLSAIAWHTCKGGRGDDGAIDCCLDVSHIKIPRAIVKACQVQHTAMGCRISAVIFTTVRNRKLCAPQGPRWVNRILKKCERHNTLLV, from the exons ATGAGTGGCATCATGAGTGTTCACATCAAGGTTGTTCTTCTGCTCAGTGCCATCGCTTGGCACACCTGTAAAG GAGGCCGGGGGGACGACGGTGCGATTGACTGCTGTCTCGATGTCAGTCACATAAAAATTCCCAGGGCCATTGTGAAAGCTTGCCAGGTGCAGCACACTGCAATGGGATGCCGTATCTCAGCTGTGAT ATTCACCACGGTGAGGAACAGGAAACTGTGCGCTCCACAGGGCCCCCGATGGGTCAACAGAATACTCAAGAAATGTGAAAGGCACAACACGTTGCT TGTGTAA